CATGACTGACATAGGAAGAGTAGTAGTAGGAATGATAATAATTTAAAGTGTTTAGAGTTGATCATATGGTTATTAGATTTTACAGTAAGTATTTTTCTTTGTCAGAAATAGCTTCTTTTTCTAATTTTTCAAACAATGTTTCAATATCTTTTAAACTATCAGCTACAAAGAATAGATATGGGCGTCCTGTTTTGGTGCGTACTATATAAACGCCGGGTTCTTGCCCAACAAAGGCACGTTGTACTGCTGAGAGCTGTTTGAGATAGGGATTCTTTTTTACCATATTTTCTAACATGGGCACCTCTTGTGGTTTCAATGTAAAAAATATAGGACTGCTGGCATAGTGATCCGTGCTTCGCATATCCTCCATTATTTCTTTAGTATCATCTAATAATGCTACCTGGAATCTATTGCATTGTAGTGCCACATGACTTATATTAAATATTTCGTCTCCATCAAATTCTTTGTACATAAGCACAGGAGTACCTCCTTTTCCAAAAAGCGGTAACTCATATTTACTATTCGGAAAAGTTGAAGCAAACAATTGGATAGCCTTCTGTACAAAAGCTACATCTAGACAACGTTTTTTTTGCATATAGGTTTTAACCATAGGCAGTAAGATATGGGCAAATTCTTGTATGTAACGATTATTGTATCCTGTAAAAATGGCATTCGTTTTATGGTCTACCACTTCTTCAAAATAGCCTTGTATGGCTGTAGCCAATGCTTCATTAAAATAATGATGTGCTAACCCTGCATAAGGAGAAGTAGAAGCTCTAAACGCACGATTTATAGCATACTGTACGCTATCATCTTGTTGCCGATAGAGGATATGAGCTACTTCATGCAACACAGTGCTTATGCGGCTTCGTTTACAATCATCGCAACAGGGGAACCTATTTGTATCTAAAAATATATGATTATAGATAGCAAATGATCTTCCACCAGTGCCAGGTTCTTTGGTATAACTCGGCCTACAAGCATATACTTTAATGGTATTAAAAGGCAATGTGTTAGTGCCGTAGAATCTACACATGTCCATTAAATACTGATCTAGCTTTTCTTTATTCTTATGAAGAAACTGATTTACATAGGAAAGGTAGTTATCCATGTAATCTACCTCATGAGTAGATGCTTCATAGGCAGTGGATACATATTGTGCATAGAGGTCACGAAGGTCTTTTTCTAAAATCGGCTGTTGGGTAGGATCTACTATTATACTGCCTACTAGGTTAGTAACTTCATCTATATGACGTAATGTGGATAATCCATATAAAACTTCATGATAATCTAAGTGACCTACATGGCAATCGCGAGTAGGTAATTTCAAGTTTTTCATAGCAAAGCTATAGGGTTTAAATGGTATCTCTCTACAATGCTGCCTAAATTGTTCGTAGCCTATTACTTCTGCTCGTAGAGGCTGAGTTACAAAAAAATGGACAAACGTTGGGAAGTGGCTGTGATCACGTATCCATTGAAAGGAAGTGCTGGTCAAACAAACCTGCTTGCCAAATACGGGTATACAGATTGTAAGTAAAACCCATAACGTATAAAAAAACCTTGATAAACACATTTTAAATACTCAAAAAAAGTAAAATTACTACTTATATCTTATTTCACATATGCAGTTGTAAATGCTACAAAAGCACAAATAAACAATCAAGTATATTAAGGGGAATAAAAACTAAGTAAGGAATGAACACAACTTTAGCTTTTACCTGGCCTTAAGGCACTTCGATTTAAGGTGCATTTCAACATTACGTAATTTTTTTCATATAAGCAACATTTTTATTTTTTTCAAAAAATATATTTGTTAAAAATGCATAAAAATGTGTTACAGTAAGTGTATCTCGTGGTATCTTTCATGATGCAGTACAATAATTTGTACTAACCATAACTATAATTTACAAAAATATCAATTAGGGACTACTTTGTGAAAGTTCTGACGAATATATAATACATGGAGAGCTAAGATTAAGTTCATTTCAAAAGACGTCCAATGATCAACTGCAAGTATTTTACCCGTGCTTATAGCGCTCATCTGTAACCTTTGTTAACTCCTCCATAGCTTTCCCAATATAGTAATTCTGCATGATTTGATCTATTTGTCCTTTTGTAATAGAATCGAATGGATCCTCTGATGCTTTTTCTTGTTCTACTAACTGGATATCTTTTACGCAAGCAATAAAAACACCTTCATTATCCACAATTGGATCACTTATAGATCCTGGTTTTAGCCCAAAACATTTTCCTATAAAAGCTTTAGCATTTTGAACATTTATATCATTTTTTTTGGAAAAATGTAAAGCATCTATAGAGTGTATGGTTAAATTTTCTCCATAGCTTTCTGCTATATCTTGCAGGGTAGTTGCATTAATCTGTTTAATTTTATCTATAATAATTTCGGCTTTTGCTTGATTTACTACTTTATAGTATACTTCACTATACACTACATCTAGCGGTAACAACTCCCCTTCTTTTGTCTGATTCACCATCATAGCTAACATATATGCATCACCTAAATCAAATACTGGAGAAATTTTTCCTATAGAAGCTGCAGTATACAGCCAACATACTACTTCTCGAGCAGGAAATATACCAATAGATGAGTCAGATGGACTAATTGTTTCTTTTTGAATCCTTATATGTTCTTTTTTAGCTAATTCATCAAAATCTGATACTTTTTTTATTTGTGAGACAAAATGATTCACTTTTCTAAAAAGTTTATTACGTGTAGCATCACTGATCGTAGATTTTTTTTGAATTACAGCAATGTCATAATTACAAGTATCCTCTATTCTTTTTATCTCATTAATTTTATAAAAAATAAATAGTCCTTCATCCCTAATAGGTCCTACTACCATTCCTTTTTGAAGCGTATGCTTTATTTTTGCGAGTGCATCAGGAAGCTCATCTGTTGCACAGGTTAAATAAGTGTCTTGAAGCTTCCCGTCTGTTTTTTCTTTAGCAAAAACAAATGGATCTGACGTAGTAGAAAATTGAGCTAAAATGGCATTTAATTCTTTTTGAAATGTAGCATGGTCTTTTTCATCAGGATGAACTGGAAAAGTAATGTATTTAATGGTTTTACTTTCAGTAGCTTTATAGTGGTTTCTATGCGCATTCATATATTCCTGAAGTTGTTGCTTAGTAGGAGCAACTAACTCGCTGCTAATTGAGTTAAAAGGGATATAGAGATAATCTACATTACAAAACATGTTATCACGTTGCGCTATCTTTTCTTTTTCTAAGGTAGTAGTAAAACAACTTTTTTGCATCAATTTAATGAGTTTATCTTTTACTCTTTTAGCTACAAAATCTTTTTCGTGCTGACACCATTCTACTTGCCCATTTTCTGATAGGCGACTTAAATAGTCCAGCAACTTTTGTCTGTCAAAAGACCCCGTTGCAGGGTTTTGAAAAATAGGACTAGCGCTAATACTCGCATCAATATGTTCTCCTTGAACTAAATCAACCAGTTCATCAGTACCTACTGCCATACCAATTTTCTTTAATTCCTTTTTATAGATTATATCTTCAATAAGCTGTCGCCAAATATGATCTTTGAAACGTATGATTTCTGCTTCCGTTGGCTGCTTTCCCTGGCTTTTAAAGTTTCTAGCAAAGTGTATATCACAAAGCTCTTGATAGTCAACATAGCTAATGCTTTTTCCACCTACCGTACCAGTGCTGAGACTGTGATTTGCATTAAAAAAATAGGCAATCACCTGTCCTAGATCACTACTAAGTAGTATAGCTACCAAACAACAGATTGCTATGGCTACAAAAGTATTACTTATTTTAGTTCTTATATTTCCAATAATCGCCATGTAAAAAAATAAAATTTAACCCATTATACCATATACCTTTGTTTTACTTTTGTATTAATTACCAAAGTAAAACAGTAAATATGATTTCAATTACACTGGATAAAAAACAATTATGTTAACAATCCTTTGCGTTGCAGTATTGTTGTCAAAAACTTTATTTCATTATCTCCATTAAGAATCTTGAATGGGATATAAAAAAATTGAACTTTAGACAAAACTAACAAGAAATATTCTTTTTTTTTATATGCCTTAATAAAATCTGCCCATGGTATGGGCATGCCATGTTTAGGATTTAACTGTATAATGAAATATTGGCTATTAATTTCATACATTACCCTGTCAAACAGAGGGCGATTCTCTTCCAGTTGGATAAGTCCATAAAATTGAACGACCCAAAAGAGCAGATAAAAAATAAAGAATATAATAGCACCTAGTATGAACCAAATTGTTCTTATGAAGAATGTACCACTCATAAAAAGCATTATTAATGGAAAAATCCACCACTGGGTACGCAAAATATTTTGTATCCCAAGTCTCATATACAGCGTACTTGGTATTTTGTACTTTTTCGTTTTGACAATCATAATATCAAGTCAAATAATCACTAAATCTTAAAAAAGACCTGATCTATAATCAGGAAAGCATAACACTTTATGTAAGACACTTAGCCAATATAGTGATTTTTAGCTAGAATGTTAGTATATTGTTTGTGTTTTAACGACTATTTTATTCCGTTATCAGCTTAAAAAGAGGTTATATGCTTATTAATTTTCAGCCATTAATGTTTTTTTATCTAAAAAAGACTTGTGCACTATTGTTGTCAATTTATCACTGTATTGTACACAAATGTTATACTATTGGTGCTACATATCCTATGCTTAATAAAGAAGTCCCTCTTACGCTTACAGAAAAATCATCGATTGATCAGGCAAACCATTTAGTTGCTACCATAACGCTTCCCCCACTTTGGTTGGCCATACCTTTTGTTGTTTTATTATTAATGATTGCCACAGGCCCCCTCTTTTTTACGCATTTTTGGCACAAACATTACCCTAAAATATCCATTTTTTTAGCTGGTTTTGTTATATTTTACTATTACTATTTTCTAGGAAATAAGATTAAACCAATAGAAGCAGCAGCAGAATACATACAATTTATGTCTTTAATTACTGCTTTATATGTTACAACTGGGGGTATATTAATTGCAGTGCATACAAAAGCCACTCCATTGGTAAATAGTATTTTATTGGCTATAGGAGCTATATTTGCTAACCTAATAGGTACTACAGGAGCTTCTATGCTTTTTATCCGTCCTTATTTAAGGCTAAACAAGCATCGTATCGGCGTTTATCATGTTATCTTTTTCATCTTTATAGTCAGCAATGTAGGTGGAGCATTAACGCCAATTGGTGACCCTCCCTTATTTTTGGGATTTATTAAGGGAGTTCCTTTTACATGGACATTGGTACATAATGCTGTACCTTGGGTTGTAGCTATCTCTATGCTTTTAGTGATTTTTTATTTCTTTGATAGAAAAAATCAGCAAGAGATTGTATCAGAGCAGACCCATCTCATTACTAAACCTACTATATCTATAAAGGGGAGTAAAAATTTGTTTTGGCTAGCAATAATAATCGGTGCGGTCTTCCTAGATCCAACGATTGTACCATGGGTACCTGCAATTGACTACCATGGCCATAATATTTCCTTTGTGCGTGAATTGATTATACTGGCAGTTGCACTACTTTCCTTTTATACAGCAGACAAGAAGGTATTGGCATTGAATGATTTTAACTTCGAACCGCTAAATGAAGTTTGTCTTATTTTCATAGGTATTTTTGGTACTATGATACCAGCACTTGAACTCATTGGTGCATTGGCGCAGTCTGAATATGGAAAACAACTTATTACGCCCAATACATTATACTGGGGAACAGGATTTTTTTCTTCTATTTTGGATAATGCACCTACCTATTTAAACTTTACAGCTGCTAGCATGGCTTCACAAGGTGCTAATATTGCCCTATTAACAGATGTACAAGCTTATGCAGGGGAAGGAATATATCTACATTCCATCATCCGCCTTAAGGCTATCTCTATTGCTTCTGTTTTTTTTGGTGCTATGACTTACATTGGTAATGGTCCTAACTTTATGGTCAAATCTATTGCTGAACAACTAGGCATAAAAATGCCTTCTTTTGGGAATTATATATTCCGATTTTCCATACCTATTTTATTACCTATACTTTTTATAGTTTGGCTAATATTCTTTAGTTGTTCCTCTTAGGTTAGGCTTCTAAGTCATTAATACCAAATAAATTTGATTTATCTATGGTTAGTAAATGGAGAAAATCGCTCAAATAGCAAAAAGTATACTTGCTTTTTTTTTAACCTTGTGCCTATGTCTATCGCTACTGATTGCAGATAAACAATATCAATCTATATGCTGTAAAAACATTGATATACAAATAAAAAAGAACAATCAGAAGTCGTTTGTAACAGAAAAGGTGCTATTGCACTGGATACAGTCTACACATGAAATTCCTTTGATAGGTACTCCACTGAATAAGATTAATTCCTATCGCATCAAAAAGCAATTAGAAAGTCAGCCACTTATAAAAGATGTATTAATCTATAAAACTTGGTCTGGCCGTTTAAAAATTATTGTAGAAATCAAGTATCTCATTGCTCGCATTATTGATACATCTAAGCCTAATCATACACATTTATACATTGATGAATATGGTGATTTAATAGTAATAAAGGAATTTCTATTGCTACGGTTATTGATTGTAGGTGGAAACCTTCAAAACATAGCTGTTGAAAAAAACGGGAAACAATTTTGTAAAAAGGAATTGTTAGGTCTATTGCATGCACTTTATGAACATCCATTTTTGTCACGCCAGGTTACCAGTTTAGAGGTAGATGAGCATGATAAAATCGTACTTGGTACCCAGATCGGAAATCATCGTATAGAACTTGGAAGAGCTCAAAACATTCATCCAAAGCTTGACAAGCTACTACTTTTTTATAGCCAGGTTATCCCCTATAAGGGATGGCATGCCTATAAACGTGTAAATCTTGAGTTTGAGCAACAGTTAGTATGTGAATAATGATACATCCAAAGATTTTTTTAAATCCTGAACTGACATTTTGAGAAAAAAATATAGCAAAATTAACCCATCCTAGTACTACCGTACAGATCCAGCTACGCACATAAACAAAT
This sequence is a window from Cardinium endosymbiont of Culicoides punctatus. Protein-coding genes within it:
- a CDS encoding sodium:proton antiporter, yielding MLINFQPLMFFYLKKTCALLLSIYHCIVHKCYTIGATYPMLNKEVPLTLTEKSSIDQANHLVATITLPPLWLAIPFVVLLLMIATGPLFFTHFWHKHYPKISIFLAGFVIFYYYYFLGNKIKPIEAAAEYIQFMSLITALYVTTGGILIAVHTKATPLVNSILLAIGAIFANLIGTTGASMLFIRPYLRLNKHRIGVYHVIFFIFIVSNVGGALTPIGDPPLFLGFIKGVPFTWTLVHNAVPWVVAISMLLVIFYFFDRKNQQEIVSEQTHLITKPTISIKGSKNLFWLAIIIGAVFLDPTIVPWVPAIDYHGHNISFVRELIILAVALLSFYTADKKVLALNDFNFEPLNEVCLIFIGIFGTMIPALELIGALAQSEYGKQLITPNTLYWGTGFFSSILDNAPTYLNFTAASMASQGANIALLTDVQAYAGEGIYLHSIIRLKAISIASVFFGAMTYIGNGPNFMVKSIAEQLGIKMPSFGNYIFRFSIPILLPILFIVWLIFFSCSS
- a CDS encoding peptidylprolyl isomerase — its product is MAIIGNIRTKISNTFVAIAICCLVAILLSSDLGQVIAYFFNANHSLSTGTVGGKSISYVDYQELCDIHFARNFKSQGKQPTEAEIIRFKDHIWRQLIEDIIYKKELKKIGMAVGTDELVDLVQGEHIDASISASPIFQNPATGSFDRQKLLDYLSRLSENGQVEWCQHEKDFVAKRVKDKLIKLMQKSCFTTTLEKEKIAQRDNMFCNVDYLYIPFNSISSELVAPTKQQLQEYMNAHRNHYKATESKTIKYITFPVHPDEKDHATFQKELNAILAQFSTTSDPFVFAKEKTDGKLQDTYLTCATDELPDALAKIKHTLQKGMVVGPIRDEGLFIFYKINEIKRIEDTCNYDIAVIQKKSTISDATRNKLFRKVNHFVSQIKKVSDFDELAKKEHIRIQKETISPSDSSIGIFPAREVVCWLYTAASIGKISPVFDLGDAYMLAMMVNQTKEGELLPLDVVYSEVYYKVVNQAKAEIIIDKIKQINATTLQDIAESYGENLTIHSIDALHFSKKNDINVQNAKAFIGKCFGLKPGSISDPIVDNEGVFIACVKDIQLVEQEKASEDPFDSITKGQIDQIMQNYYIGKAMEELTKVTDERYKHG
- a CDS encoding cell division protein FtsQ/DivIB, which encodes MEKIAQIAKSILAFFLTLCLCLSLLIADKQYQSICCKNIDIQIKKNNQKSFVTEKVLLHWIQSTHEIPLIGTPLNKINSYRIKKQLESQPLIKDVLIYKTWSGRLKIIVEIKYLIARIIDTSKPNHTHLYIDEYGDLIVIKEFLLLRLLIVGGNLQNIAVEKNGKQFCKKELLGLLHALYEHPFLSRQVTSLEVDEHDKIVLGTQIGNHRIELGRAQNIHPKLDKLLLFYSQVIPYKGWHAYKRVNLEFEQQLVCE
- a CDS encoding YcxB family protein, producing the protein MRLGIQNILRTQWWIFPLIMLFMSGTFFIRTIWFILGAIIFFIFYLLFWVVQFYGLIQLEENRPLFDRVMYEINSQYFIIQLNPKHGMPIPWADFIKAYKKKEYFLLVLSKVQFFYIPFKILNGDNEIKFLTTILQRKGLLT